The Methanofollis sp. UBA420 genome contains a region encoding:
- a CDS encoding DUF1059 domain-containing protein, whose amino-acid sequence MPSFKCKDTGLKCPFEASEANEFDLEQKIADHAREAHDRAHLSADEWTKIKKVIH is encoded by the coding sequence ATGCCGTCGTTCAAATGCAAAGACACCGGGCTGAAATGCCCCTTCGAGGCGTCCGAAGCGAATGAGTTCGACCTGGAACAGAAGATCGCCGACCACGCACGGGAGGCACACGACAGAGCGCACCTCTCCGCGGATGAGTGGACGAAGATCAAGAAGGTCATCCACTGA
- a CDS encoding chloride channel protein, protein MFFEGLKIGTSFFMETIVGFNLPEEGQSIAEISQWAPPETPWLILPVICFGALVSGLLVYTYAPEAEGHGTDAAIRAFHGEGRIRRRIPILKALTAIITISTGGSAGREGPTAQMSAGFGSLVADLLGLSERERRIALATGIGAGIGTIFKAPLGGAILAAEVLYSRDFESDAIIPGFLASVIGYAIFGAFEGFEPVFSPVAVEWTTGQIPFFLFLGVVCAAVGVLYIRTFYGTKRLFAGIFERYHLPKHVKPLAGAFITGSLVVALVYLSPETAIIGLAGLGTGYGFIQLAMYSMLPLSVLLFIPFVKILTTSLTIGSGGSGGVFAPGLVIGGATGGAVGMALHTFLPGMVPIELVPGFVVVGMIALFGAISNAPIAVMIMVVEMTGNFSLFVPAMGAVAVAHVLTGEETIFVEQVRNKSFSSAHRGEFEVDILEKIRVAEVMVPRDRVISLSPADACSQVFSLITSTHHTGYPVLDGDRLAGIITTRDVRELLAGGDLSLPVGERMTRSLVSIREDRTLEEALRLMIDHDIHHLPVVSAGDPGRLAGFITRTDLMLAHSQAVAARAP, encoded by the coding sequence TTGTTCTTCGAGGGCCTCAAGATCGGCACCTCCTTCTTCATGGAGACCATCGTCGGGTTCAACCTGCCCGAGGAGGGGCAGAGCATAGCCGAGATCTCACAATGGGCCCCGCCCGAGACGCCGTGGCTCATCCTCCCCGTGATCTGCTTTGGTGCCCTCGTCTCCGGCCTCCTCGTGTACACCTATGCCCCCGAGGCCGAGGGCCACGGGACGGACGCGGCGATCCGGGCCTTCCATGGCGAGGGGCGGATCCGCCGCCGCATCCCCATCCTCAAGGCCCTGACCGCGATCATCACCATCTCCACAGGCGGGAGTGCCGGCAGGGAGGGGCCGACCGCCCAGATGTCGGCGGGTTTCGGGTCCCTTGTCGCCGACCTCCTCGGCCTCTCCGAGAGGGAGCGGCGGATCGCCCTGGCGACAGGTATCGGCGCCGGTATAGGGACGATCTTCAAGGCGCCCCTCGGCGGCGCCATCCTTGCGGCCGAGGTGCTCTACAGCCGGGACTTCGAGTCCGATGCGATCATCCCGGGCTTCCTCGCCTCGGTCATCGGGTACGCAATCTTCGGTGCATTCGAGGGTTTCGAACCGGTCTTCTCGCCGGTCGCGGTCGAGTGGACGACCGGCCAGATCCCGTTCTTCCTCTTCCTCGGCGTGGTCTGCGCCGCGGTCGGCGTTCTCTATATCAGGACGTTCTACGGGACGAAACGCCTCTTTGCCGGGATCTTCGAGAGGTACCATCTCCCGAAGCATGTCAAGCCCCTCGCCGGGGCCTTCATCACCGGCAGCCTTGTCGTCGCCCTCGTCTACCTCTCGCCTGAGACCGCGATCATCGGGCTTGCCGGCCTGGGTACCGGTTACGGCTTCATCCAGCTTGCGATGTACTCGATGCTCCCCCTCTCGGTCCTCCTCTTCATCCCGTTCGTCAAGATCCTCACCACGTCCCTGACCATCGGGTCGGGGGGGAGCGGCGGCGTCTTCGCGCCCGGCCTGGTCATCGGCGGGGCGACAGGCGGGGCTGTCGGGATGGCCCTCCACACCTTCCTGCCCGGTATGGTACCCATCGAACTGGTGCCGGGTTTTGTGGTCGTCGGCATGATCGCCCTCTTCGGGGCGATCTCGAACGCGCCCATCGCGGTGATGATCATGGTCGTGGAGATGACCGGCAACTTCTCCCTCTTCGTGCCCGCGATGGGGGCGGTGGCCGTCGCCCATGTGCTCACCGGCGAGGAGACGATCTTCGTGGAGCAGGTGCGGAACAAGTCCTTCTCCAGTGCCCACCGCGGCGAGTTCGAGGTCGATATCCTGGAGAAGATCCGGGTGGCCGAGGTGATGGTCCCGCGTGACCGTGTGATCTCCCTCTCCCCTGCCGACGCCTGTTCGCAGGTCTTCTCCCTCATCACTTCGACGCACCACACGGGCTATCCGGTGCTCGACGGCGACCGCCTGGCCGGCATCATCACGACGAGGGACGTGCGCGAACTCCTGGCGGGCGGCGACCTCTCCCTCCCTGTGGGGGAGAGGATGACGAGGTCCCTGGTTTCGATACGCGAGGACCGGACCCTGGAGGAGGCCCTGCGCCTGATGATCGACCATGACATCCACCACCTCCCCGTGGTCTCGGCCGGCGACCCCGGGCGTCTTGCCGGGTTTATCACGCGGACAGACCTGATGCTCGCCCACAGTCAGGCGGTCGCCGCCCGTGCGCCGTGA
- a CDS encoding formate/nitrite transporter family protein, translating to MVFHPPVAIVAKAGDAGKYKVSLPAWNMILRGFMSGAYIAMGAGLATVCATGVAPFLGAGIAKLVLGAVFPVGLIITVMTGAELFTGDAMFAPMAAFIHKVSWASVLNLWLWVYIGNLIGSLVYAYIMAYGPLTSWSAAGVGTATAFGVNAVGIAAGKTSYLGAAALWSCFLKAIGCNWLVNLAILLGICADDAIGKIVGIWFPIMAFVSTGFEHCVANMYFIPAGILTMPYLSAEQAAGIAGLSNLGWVTMWTNNIIIVTLGNIVGGLLFVGVIYWVAFRKEIAALK from the coding sequence ATGGTGTTCCATCCTCCAGTAGCAATCGTCGCAAAGGCTGGCGATGCAGGGAAGTACAAGGTTTCCCTGCCCGCATGGAACATGATCCTGAGAGGGTTCATGTCCGGTGCGTACATCGCCATGGGTGCCGGACTGGCAACGGTCTGTGCCACCGGCGTCGCACCGTTCCTCGGTGCGGGTATAGCCAAGCTTGTCCTGGGCGCCGTCTTCCCCGTCGGCCTTATCATCACCGTCATGACCGGTGCAGAACTCTTCACCGGTGACGCGATGTTCGCCCCGATGGCGGCATTCATCCACAAGGTCTCCTGGGCAAGCGTGCTCAATCTCTGGCTCTGGGTCTACATCGGCAACCTCATCGGTTCCCTTGTCTACGCCTACATCATGGCCTACGGCCCCCTGACCTCCTGGTCGGCCGCCGGTGTCGGCACAGCAACCGCCTTCGGCGTCAATGCAGTCGGTATCGCCGCAGGCAAGACCTCTTATCTTGGCGCAGCAGCCCTCTGGTCCTGCTTCCTCAAGGCCATCGGTTGTAACTGGCTCGTCAACCTCGCCATCCTCCTCGGCATCTGCGCCGACGACGCGATCGGCAAGATTGTCGGCATCTGGTTCCCGATCATGGCCTTCGTTTCCACCGGCTTCGAGCACTGTGTCGCGAACATGTACTTCATCCCCGCAGGCATCCTGACAATGCCGTACCTCTCCGCTGAACAGGCGGCAGGTATCGCTGGCCTCAGCAACCTCGGCTGGGTGACCATGTGGACGAACAACATCATCATCGTCACCCTCGGCAACATCGTCGGTGGCCTGCTCTTCGTCGGTGTTATCTACTGGGTCGCCTTCCGGAAGGAAATCGCCGCACTCAAGTAA
- a CDS encoding nucleotide-binding protein, giving the protein MEIKNVNVRISAVSLAVFAFFTILVVFAVALTGDLSILIWGIPTLVLLIIIPGMLNYMSQSQYAGLVPVYEKEAKDVRARAITMAMIGKPVRLRGTVKTVKFRYLNRPHYIVEDTSGEMTVKMFTTPQEDVQEGDRVEILGLVIKRYVVSGDAVVNCVSIRRIKKEEQ; this is encoded by the coding sequence ATGGAAATAAAGAATGTCAATGTGCGAATATCGGCCGTTTCCCTGGCCGTATTCGCATTTTTTACCATTCTGGTCGTTTTTGCAGTCGCTCTTACAGGAGACCTCTCGATCCTCATCTGGGGAATTCCGACTCTCGTCCTCCTCATCATCATCCCGGGCATGCTCAACTACATGAGCCAGAGCCAGTACGCAGGCCTGGTCCCGGTCTATGAGAAGGAAGCAAAGGACGTCAGGGCCAGGGCAATCACCATGGCCATGATCGGAAAGCCCGTCAGGCTTCGCGGCACCGTCAAAACGGTGAAGTTCCGCTACCTCAACAGGCCCCACTACATCGTCGAGGACACCAGCGGCGAGATGACGGTGAAGATGTTCACCACGCCGCAGGAAGACGTGCAGGAAGGGGACAGGGTCGAGATCCTGGGCCTTGTGATCAAGCGCTACGTGGTATCGGGCGACGCCGTGGTCAACTGCGTCTCGATCAGGCGGATCAAAAAAGAAGAACAGTAA
- a CDS encoding ATP-binding protein, which yields MTHLHPIDNADPAKFRLIGEKVLSYRFIVPHDSRIFVGDLLKIRDETKGLTFFAKVTEICHDCNFADPKWDTRPHTAHFYELGEDVFLGVEAVPLGYLDGDGRFRKPNTLPSKFSEVVANPTADDFAFLKEEMGEIEVGLLKTGQGVVEGVPVALHAEVMAQHMGVFATTGMGKSNFMKVFSASCMKAKQFGMLIVDPHGEYATGGRSSTGDATKGLIHVTAALDGLSVFTIDAEKMKTYHLNRLWLEYDDIRASDLNILFDHSEPQHDALEILEDEKGSDLIAFFRETEFADFDKKEYVGDFGWIADKLRTSHPGPLNVLKRHFDILTRVNGRFFRERGSSIPEIMRALDENRVVLIDIPGMGERSELFVLSVITRQIMERHREWGVGRDEKPPQVLIAIEEAQRVLGAGGRRTQIFREAAMEGRKFGVGLCVVTQQPKNIDPRVLAQLNTFVVMGLGDRGDRDTIASSAKQDLSKMDTEIQTLDAGEAVISTLKIPFPVSTRIHLFDDYLKECNKSVRPSPGEGLKRGFS from the coding sequence ATGACACATTTGCATCCTATCGATAATGCCGACCCGGCCAAGTTCAGGCTCATCGGCGAGAAGGTCCTCTCGTACAGGTTCATCGTCCCCCATGACAGCAGGATCTTCGTCGGCGACCTCCTGAAGATCCGGGACGAGACGAAGGGCCTCACCTTCTTTGCGAAGGTGACCGAGATCTGCCACGACTGCAACTTCGCCGACCCGAAATGGGACACCCGCCCTCACACCGCGCACTTCTACGAACTGGGCGAGGACGTCTTCCTGGGCGTCGAGGCGGTGCCCCTCGGCTACCTCGACGGCGACGGCCGGTTCAGGAAACCGAACACCCTCCCCTCGAAGTTCTCCGAGGTCGTCGCCAACCCGACGGCCGACGACTTCGCCTTCCTGAAGGAGGAGATGGGCGAGATCGAGGTCGGCCTCCTGAAGACGGGCCAGGGCGTCGTCGAGGGGGTGCCGGTCGCCCTCCATGCAGAGGTGATGGCCCAGCACATGGGGGTCTTTGCGACCACAGGCATGGGCAAGAGCAACTTCATGAAGGTCTTCTCCGCCTCCTGCATGAAGGCGAAGCAGTTTGGCATGCTCATCGTCGACCCGCACGGCGAGTACGCCACGGGCGGCCGCTCGTCCACAGGCGATGCGACAAAGGGCCTCATCCACGTCACCGCGGCCCTGGACGGACTGTCCGTCTTCACCATCGATGCCGAGAAGATGAAGACGTACCACCTCAACCGCCTCTGGCTCGAGTACGACGACATCAGGGCCTCCGACCTGAACATCCTCTTCGACCACTCGGAACCGCAGCACGACGCCCTCGAAATCCTTGAGGACGAGAAGGGGTCAGACCTCATCGCCTTTTTCCGGGAGACCGAGTTCGCCGATTTCGACAAGAAAGAGTACGTCGGGGACTTCGGGTGGATCGCGGACAAACTCCGGACCTCCCATCCCGGTCCCCTGAATGTCCTCAAGCGCCACTTTGATATCCTGACACGGGTGAACGGCCGGTTCTTCCGCGAAAGGGGTTCGTCCATCCCGGAGATCATGCGGGCCCTCGACGAGAACAGGGTCGTCCTCATCGACATCCCCGGCATGGGCGAGAGGAGCGAACTCTTCGTCCTCTCGGTGATCACCCGGCAGATCATGGAACGCCACAGGGAGTGGGGCGTCGGCCGGGATGAAAAACCGCCGCAGGTCCTGATCGCGATCGAGGAGGCGCAGCGCGTCCTCGGCGCGGGCGGACGGCGGACCCAGATCTTCAGGGAGGCTGCGATGGAGGGGCGCAAGTTCGGCGTCGGCCTCTGCGTCGTCACCCAGCAGCCGAAGAACATCGACCCCCGCGTCCTTGCCCAGTTGAACACCTTCGTGGTGATGGGGCTTGGCGACCGGGGCGACCGCGACACCATCGCAAGCAGCGCAAAACAGGATCTTTCAAAGATGGACACCGAGATCCAGACTCTCGACGCCGGCGAAGCGGTGATCTCTACCCTGAAGATCCCCTTCCCGGTGAGCACCAGGATCCATCTCTTCGACGATTATCTCAAGGAATGCAACAAAAGTGTACGCCCGTCTCCCGGGGAAGGACTGAAACGGGGCTTTTCCTGA
- a CDS encoding DNA double-strand break repair nuclease NurA gives MIPLDEGDLAGIIGYLGQIRPADMASRFARAGGFDLSSFSSCGTGFGGSVAAVDGSNAMVLETGSFSVVLVRAVETTFLAGRRDHAGETSLRAFRIGPEEKNTAYEALYRECFEDTPREPLDNENLSRAAAAFRDTLEYWTALRLAETLDRGDVLLLDGALRVDHESHRPVLKEILDTARSRGVLVAAVTKMASSTWGGGIPLVPAAEALARDLGVAGAWHLAVPPYVLDAVRYRQWDFSATYVASLHPRSPRAFKVDLPAGAPAAAVRATFAALASYANDGRVTGYPFPLFDAHRFAAIGKDQVDMVRQALIRRMSETGMKNADFRAYFGDYHDTFASYR, from the coding sequence GTGATCCCCCTCGACGAGGGCGACCTCGCCGGCATCATCGGCTATCTCGGGCAGATCCGCCCGGCAGACATGGCCTCGCGCTTTGCCCGCGCCGGTGGCTTTGACCTCTCCTCCTTCTCCTCCTGCGGCACGGGCTTTGGGGGCTCTGTCGCCGCGGTGGACGGGAGCAATGCCATGGTCCTTGAGACCGGGAGTTTCTCCGTCGTGCTCGTCCGTGCCGTCGAGACGACATTCCTTGCCGGCCGGCGGGACCATGCCGGGGAGACGTCCCTCCGGGCCTTCAGGATCGGGCCGGAAGAAAAGAACACGGCCTATGAAGCCCTCTACCGGGAGTGCTTCGAGGACACGCCCAGGGAACCCCTTGACAACGAGAACCTCTCCCGCGCCGCGGCCGCGTTCAGGGACACCCTCGAGTACTGGACGGCCCTCCGCCTCGCCGAGACCCTCGACAGGGGCGACGTCCTCCTCCTCGACGGCGCCCTGCGTGTCGACCACGAGAGCCACCGCCCTGTCCTCAAAGAAATCCTCGACACAGCCCGGTCCCGCGGCGTCCTCGTCGCCGCGGTGACCAAGATGGCGTCGTCCACCTGGGGCGGCGGCATCCCCCTCGTCCCCGCGGCCGAGGCCCTTGCCCGCGACCTCGGGGTGGCAGGGGCCTGGCACCTCGCCGTCCCGCCGTATGTCCTGGACGCGGTGAGGTACCGCCAGTGGGACTTCAGCGCGACCTATGTCGCCTCCCTCCACCCCAGATCTCCCCGCGCCTTCAAGGTCGACCTCCCGGCAGGGGCGCCGGCGGCGGCGGTCAGGGCCACCTTTGCCGCCCTCGCCTCCTATGCGAACGATGGAAGGGTCACCGGCTACCCCTTCCCCCTCTTCGACGCCCACCGTTTCGCGGCGATCGGGAAGGACCAGGTGGATATGGTCAGGCAGGCCCTCATCCGCCGCATGAGCGAGACGGGCATGAAAAACGCGGATTTCCGCGCCTATTTCGGTGACTACCATGACACATTTGCATCCTATCGATAA